Part of the Arvicanthis niloticus isolate mArvNil1 chromosome 3, mArvNil1.pat.X, whole genome shotgun sequence genome is shown below.
ttctggcccccaagcatggggtagctcgggccacaacagttgatagacccccataacagacatgctaggtttcaacacactaacacaattagaaagtgtacaatcaatgcaacttacaataaatactgtagaagaaacaaaagtaattttagcttgacaattaaggGAGTTTTAACACATGCACCAACACTTATTTAAAATCCccatcctgtcccaactttatctcttgctaacataatatcataaagaactgcagctaacttctaaatatgtctttaaagatgtctagccttccaaatgaagactgttatttttaatattggattgatttctagaccagcctatgattgagtccgaataactggaaacctttaagaaaaatacaagagtcattgtaatttctctttttgattctctgttccacaaggtctaaaagcttgaagcaaggcagcttgtcccatctgagaCAAAGGAAACCAAATGTGGGTCAGGAACCTATGTTCAATACATcctcccagtcaccattgtcagggtactCTGCAAGCTCACAGgacagcatcattctttgtcccagtattagcatgtctcaccaatcactttggcagccaccatgctccatcagcatcctacagaaaaaacacaaacatgccctcttccacatattagatacctgatcggggtcatgccatatgccagtaagtggagccttccttttcacctaggcataagtatgcctagttgtagggtgctaTAGACACTCAGTAGAACATTCCTTAgcatataaatttttttaaaaatttaaagtaaaaagagcatgatttaaataaatttgtggtgtaccgTGATATatctcccccctcctttttttaaattttatgaagatattgtttatagttccatgggccccttccatacttccttgttcttggggattataaggaattccagtaatatgggtaatattaaattattgacaaaaagtctcaaatgctcaactgcaatagccagtttcattatctgttttttaaaaattattggacattttatttatttacttttcagatgttATTCACTTTCCCCATTCTCTACCAAAACTCCTTAttccataccccctcctcctacttctgtgTGAATGTACTtttacccatccacccattcctgctaccttaccctcaaattccccaacactgggataTCCAGACTTCACTGGACTAAGGGTCTCCTCTTtcacccatgcccaacaaggccattttcAACTACacatatagctggagccatggaacACTCCATGAGAGTTCCCAGactggctgtttagaccctgggagctctggttggttggtattgttggtctccacatgggaccacaaacccctttagctccttcagtcctctctctaactcctccactggggacatggtgctcagttcagtggttagcaaAGAGCATCCACCTGTAAATATGTTATActgtggcagagcctctcaggagacacatatatcaggctcctgtcatcatgcactttctgacatccacaacagtgtctacatttggtgactgcacatgggatggattccccAAATGGGATATTTTCCAGGCGGTCCCTCCTCAAGTCTCTGTTTCATACTTTGTCTCTATACTTGCTCCCGTGagtgttttgtttctccttctaagaaggaccaaagcacccaaactttggtctttctttttcttgagcttcatgtggtctgtaggttgtatcttacatattgtgagcttttgggctaatatctacttatcagtgagtgtatactttttgtgttcttttgagattgAGTTACATCATACAAGATGACatttttcagttccatccatttacctaagaatttcatgaattcattgtttttaatagcggagtaatactccattgtgtaaatctactacattttctgtatccattcctctgttgaaggacatctaggttctttccagcttctggctattataaataaggttgctatagacataggggagcatgtgtccttgttatatgttggagcatcttctgggtatatgcccaggagtggtatatctgggtcctcaggtaatgctatttctaattttctgaggaaccatcagactgattttcagagtgattgtatcagcttgcaattccatcaacaatggaggagtgttcctctttatatccttgccagcatctgctgtcacctgagtttttgatcttagccattctgactggtgtgaggtggaatctcagggttgtttggatttgcattttcctgatgagtaaggatgctgaacatttctttaggtgcttctcagccatttgagtttcctcagttgagaattctttgtttagctctctaccctatttttaaaatatggttatttggttgtctgaagtctaatttcttgagttctttatatatatattggatattagccctttatcagatgtagaattggtaaagatcttttcccattctgttggtttttgttttgtcttattgacagtgtcctttgccttacagaagctttgcaattttaaaaggtcccatttgtcaattcttggtcttagagcataagccattggttttatgttcaggaactttcccccactttctcttctattagtttaggtgtatctggttttatgtggaggtttttgatccacttggacttgagctttgtacatggagatatgaatggatcaatttgtattcttctacatgctgacatccagttgagcaagcaccatttgttaaaaatcctgtcttttttccactgaatgctTTTGGCTCCTTCATCacagatcaagtgaccataggtatgtgggttcatttttaggtcttcgattctattccattgatcttcctgcctgtctctaccaatacaatgcagtttttatcactattgttttgtagtacagcttgagatctggGATGGTGTTTCTCCCACAAAatcttttaattttgagaaaagttttagctatccttttttgttgttgttattccaaatgaatttgcaaatttctcatTCTATTTCAATgaataattgagttggaattttgatggggattgcatttaatcttagattgcttttggcaagatgactcatggattggcaggataatATActaaccagctcctggttttgctgatattttgtatacttctttttgtttctacttggttgatttcagtcctgagtttgattatttcctgccatctcctcctcttgggtatatgtggggagccgacagaaggcggctatcatccttgcagccatcttgagccatataccctgacaagagacttgattacaatagcctacaagagctgagcacactctgataacattttggtttagatacccaggatcttcccttgggtgtgtgagacttaaagctgtgatttagagcagagacttaagggtatgacttagagatcagatttagagacaaggcctaagggcatgacttaaaggtgtgacttagaggcatggcttagaagtgagacatataaaaggagtacaacttggaactaggaattaggttagagagtacaacttggagttcaacttggagtaggaattaggcactcggaagagaactcagaaaaattattattaagtattaggcacttgagactcgagacaggcaactaggtattaggcacttggcacttggaggaagaacttggaattagacattaggcacttagcacttgcaagaagaacttggaacttggaggcactagggactaggaactagggactaggaactcaaaacttgggaattggactaggaagagagactgaagaataaacgggattgaatcacactctgtctggtctccattcctcgagtctatCCTCACAGACTGGAGTCcagacccacagactggagcagcttgaggcagtgagagctctaacagtttaaccccccAAGGCTTTCGGCAGTGCGGgctccaacattgatagagtggctcgcgacacttgggcccccaaacgtgggccagatAGGGCCGCAAcaggtgtatttgcttctttttgttctagagctttcaggtgtgctgtcaagttgcttgtatatgctctctccagtttctttttgtagacacttagagctatgagatttcctcttagcactgctttcactgtgtcccataagttttggtataaagagcctttattttcattaaattcttaggtGCCTCGTTAGCGCAGTAGGTAATGTGTCagtttcatattttcattaaattctaagaagtctttcatttctttctttatttcctccctgaccaaattatcattaagtagagagttcttcagtttccatgtgtatgtgggcttttatttgtttttgttattattgaagaccagccttagtccatggtgatctgataggatgcatgggattatttcaatctttttgtatctgttgagacctgctttgtgaccaattatatggccaattttggagaaggtaccatgaggtgctgagaagaaggtatattcttttggttttggatgAAATactttatagatatctgttaaatccatttggctcatgaattctcttagtttcactgtgtctctgtttagtttgtgtttccatgatctgttcattgctgagagtggggtgttgaagtcccccactattattgtgtgaggttcaatgaatgtgggtgcccttgcatttggagcgtagatgttcagaattgagacatcatcttggtagatttttcctttgatgagtatgaagtgtccttccttatcttttttgatgacttttggttgaaagacagttttattcaatattagaatgggtactccagcttatttcttgggaccatctgcttggaaaatattttccagccttttactctgaggtagtgtctgtctttgttgctgaggtgtgtttcctgtatgcagcaaaattctgggtcctgtttacatatccagtctattagtctatgtctttttattggggactTGAGACTATtgatgtttagagatattaagaTAAAATGATTGTAGCTTTCTGTTGTTATTAGAATTAGATTTTTTTGTAGCTATTTTTTTGTACCTTTATAGGcttttaggtaaaaaaaaaaaaaatcctcctatGATTTGGTTGGAAATGTTTTTCTGGGcttttgagctgggattcttccTCTATTGCTAGTATTGTTTTGATATCTTCATAGAGTCCCAGATTTTCTTGATGTTTGTATCAGgaaattttttacatttaatacTTTTAATAGATGTATTATAGCTGCTCTTATTCTAATACTAATTGTGTCCCCTAAAAGTGTTTGCATGACAGGGTCTGCATGTAGCTCCTGAGAACCTGCCCCTAATTAattctgactggtaaataaaaTGCCAGCAGTCAGTaactggagagaagaggaggaaaagtttTCGGTCTGCTTGTATTGGGACAGTAAGgagcaagagaaaggaagagagacaccatgcctgagaggagtgcaggacagagaggcaaAACCAGAATGTAAAGGGGCTGTGAGAGGCCCAGAGGGCTGGTCATTCTGGTCAGGAGTGgacaagatggaatatagatATTAGTAAATAGTAATTAGGAATTATTAGCAGGAGGTAGATTTTAGCAGCATGGAAACTAGCTATTAGTTTATTATTACCCAGCTATTGCACTGCTTAtggcataataaaatataaaggctgtgtgtatgtgtgtgtgtgtgtgtgtgtgtgtgtgtgtgtgtgtgtgtttcattctggAACATAAACCATCAAGGCGGGAAGTAATAGAATTTATTAAATGATTAATATAAtgcatatatttcttttattgtagTTTCAGTGACTAAGATTCTCTGCtccatgtcttgtattctgttggtgaaggtTGTTTCTGTAGTCCCTGTTTTCCTTCCTAAAATTTTCACTTTGCGAATtctttcagtttgtgttttctttattgcttctagttttatttttgatcTTGAACAATTTTCTTAATATTCTTCaaaacttttttgttgttctgtttgtttctttgattttgttaagGGATTTACTCATTTTCTCcaactgtttgtttgtgtttcactagatttctttaagagatttattcatttcatctttaaggacctctataaTGTTTATATAgttggttttaaggtctttttcttgtacttcatcTATGTAGGAATATTCAGGGCCTGCTTTGGTAGGACAGCTGGGCTCTTGTGGAGACATATTACCTAGGCTATTATTAATTGTGTTCTTATTGTCAGAGTCTAGGCATCTGAGTTTGGGGTAATTATAGGTGTAGTTACTGATTTGGAGCTTAGTCTTTGTATAgtgggtgttttgttcttttgttctttagtttctgttttctctctgaattTTTGAAAGTgtgttggttgtgttttgtttgttttattgacctGCTTGACTGGTATGTTCATGGGGAATGCTTGTGGTGTTGGAGGCTACGGGAAGGGGAGGCCAGAGGGagatttatgcatgtatgtatgtatgtatgtatgtatgtatgtatgtatttcagtGCTAAGGTCTAAAGGAAACCCTGAGGATTGGGTCTGGGtaacagaaagaatataaaggaACCACAGCCACCTACCTGTCTTCTGGCAAGCATGGCTTATAGTTGAGCAAGGGGTGTCTACTTAATTGAAGGGTAGGACATAACAATAAGTTGGGATGGGCAGGCTGCTCAGAGATGACCAATGGGACCCATAGGAGGCATGGATGGAGGGTAGAGAGAGCTGCAGCTCTTATCCTGTTGCAATACTGGGGTGACTCTGATAATTGGGTCtgggtcaagagagagagtagagaaagttCACAGGCAGTCTGCCTTGTCTtctggctttttatttatttttatttaaatttacattagTGATAATTATGTGCTGTGTTGTTTTCTGAATTGACAGCAACTAATGCAATGCAGTTCTTATTCTCaagaaaatttcaatttaataaGGATGGAAAAGCATGAAGAAATAGACTCTGGGCAGCTAATTATAACACTAGGAATAAAGAAAGACATACTACAAGCAACACACTATAGAAGATACAGTGAATTCTTCTGGTAAGAGTCTATACTGATGGCATGGTACTTATAATTTTGAACTGTCTTTCTGTGAAAAGTTCCCATCTACTTGAAAGTCACTCAGTTAATTAACAACCTGTGATTTAATGCTTCTGACATTGCCATATAAGTTTATGGTCTACAAATATATTGGACCACACTAATTGTTGTTCTGCAATGTACAAAACCAGTGGTCACATGTTGAACATGTCTGGGACTCAAAACTTattctaaataattttctatATCTAAAACCTCCTAAGAACCTCCTACTACTTTTTTCAAagcatctttcatttctttatttctcaggCTGTAGATCATGGGGTTGAAGAAAGGAGTCAAAACTGAATAGAACAAAGTTGTGAACTTCTGCATGCCCTTTGCTTGTCCTGATCCTGGGCTTACGTATGTTATCATTACTGAaccataaaatagaaatacaacAGCCAGGTGTGATGAACAGGTAGAGAATGCCTTCTTTGACCCAGCAGAAGAAGGCATTCGTATCACGGCTCTCAGCACTAAGGTATATGAgccaataatataaaaaaatgtgcCAAAGATGAGGAGGGAACTCATAGTGCCACAGATGAGAACAGTGCCTGGAATTGGGACACAGACTGAAGCTAGAGCCAGCAAAGGACCAAGGTCACAAAGAAAGTCATCTATCACATTTGGTCCACAAAATGGCAGCTGAGTAATGAGTATCACTGGGATAAGAAACCAGAGGAACCCATAAACCCAGCAAAATATGACAAGATTGCCACAGCACCTAGTAGTCATGACAGTGGGGTAGTGCAATGGGCGACAGATTGCCAGGAACCTGTCATAGGCCATGATGGAAAGAAATAGACATTCAGTTGTGCCCagggagaagaagaaatacaACTGGAGTAGGCATCGAGTGAAGGAGATGGTTTTGGTCATGGAGAGGAAGTTGACCAGCATGTTTGGCACATCAGAGTTGACGTAGCATATCTCTAGGAAGGAGAAGTTGGCCAGCAGAATGTACATAGGTGTATGAAGACGATGATCCCAGTGCACTGCATACACAATTGCCATATTTCCAAGCAAAGTCAAAATGTAAATCATAAAGAATACGGAGAAAAGGAAGATCTGTATTTCTCTTCGGCAAGGGAAGCCTAAGAGGATGAAATGACTCACAGTATGGGAGGCATTTCTGGCTGAGGTCATTGTCTTCTATTCTGTGAAGATTACAGATCCAGAAATTATGATTTTCTGACTCTTCTCTAagagaacacatacatatatattccagtCTATAGGTCAATGAATTCCGAAAAGTGTTTCCTATGTGTCGTTTCATTGAACACTCCAATAATATTATTGTTGAGAAAACCTATAAAGTTATATTCATAATTAGAAACCATTGACAAGTCAACATAATGGTTATTAACAGTCTTGtgaaaacattttaacatttttcttggaattaaaataaatgtgaaaacagACATATTCCTCTCTCATTTCTCAACATGTAGTCAGAGAAATGTCTGGCAAAGGTAAACTGGTATTTCAAATTGTACTTAATTCACTTATACAGGTTAGAATTGAAGCAAGGGACCCTGAGCTGATCCAGTGCCACAATGCTCTATACCCAAGTACCACCGGGAGAGAGCTGGTATCCCAGGGTTGCtggcacacctgtgagcacaggtaacaccaccacttctgctcagattcctggcccaagagggaccaGCCCAGAgacatcaggacacaggaaccaaggaacgtCCAGAAACAGAGTCCTTCAGATTTCTGTGTTCACCCCAgggctgaccctgtgccacagctctccatacccaaattcctcccagagagaactggtctcccaggagtactgtcGCAGAGGCTTGCAGGAGAGACAAGCCActgtcagagacagcaagatcggctaacaccagagatatccagatAGAGAgtggcaagggcaagaacataagcaacagaaaccaaggctatttTGTTATCATCAGAACTCAATTCTCTTAACTCATTGAGCCCTGAATATCCctacacacctgaaaagcaagactctgatttaaagtcacaactcatgttgatgatagaggactttaagaaggacgtaaacaactttattaaagaaatacaggagaacacaggtaaacaggtagacgcccctaaaaaggaaacacaaaaatcctttaaaaaattacaggaaaacataaccaaacaggtgaagaaattgaacaaaatcatccacaatctaaaaatggaaatagaattaataaagaaatcacaaagggagacaaccacaaagatagaaaacataggaatgagatcaggagtcatagacacaagcatcaccaacagaatacaagagataaaagagagaatgtcaggtgcagaagataccatagaaaacattgtcAAAACAgtcaaaaatgcaaaatgcaaaagtttttaacccaaaacatccaggaaattcaggacacaatgtgaagaccaaacctaaggataataggtatagaagagagtgaagattcccaacttaaagggccagtaaatatcttcaacaaaattacagaagaaaacttccctaacataaatatataataagcctacagaactccaaatagactggatcaGAGAAGAAATTCCTTACATCACATATTAGTTAAAACACCAAatggacaaaacaaagaaagaatattaaaagcagtaagggaaaaaggccaagtaacatagaaaggcagacctaccagaattacaccatacttctcaccagatactataaaagctagaagatcctgggcagatgtcatatagaccctaagagaacacaaatgccagcccaggctactatacgcAGCAAAACCCttaattaacatagatggagaaaccaagatattccatgacaaaaccaaatttacacaatatctttccacaaatccagcattacaaaggataatagacagaaaactccaatacaaggagggaaactacaacctagaaaaagcaagaaagtaatctttcaacaataCTAataaaagatagccacacaaacataatttcacctctaacaacaaaaataacaggaagcaacaatcactattgtTTAACATCtattaacatcaatagactcaattacccataaaaagaaatagactaacacactggatatgtaaacaggacccagcattttgctgcatacaggaaacacacatcagcgacaaagacagacactacctcagagtaaaaggctggaaaacaattttccaagcaagtgttccaagaaacaagctggattagccattctaatatcgaataaaatcgactttcaaccaaaatatcaaaaaagataaggaaggacacttcatattcatcaaaggaaaaatctaccatgaagaattctcaattctgacCATCTattctccaaatgcaagggcacccacattcataaaagaaactttaataaaggTCAAAGCAGACATTataccccacacaataatagtgggagacttcaacacctcacacTCATCAATGGGTAggtcatggaaacaaaaaataaacagagacacagtaaaactacaGAAGTGATAGACCAAATggttttaacagatatttattgaacattttatcctaaaacaaaagaatataccttctcctcagcatttcatgataccttctccaaaattgaccatataatcggtCATAAAACTGTCCTCAACTGATACAagtagattgaaataatctcatggatcctatcagattaccacaaactaaggctggtcttcaacaacagcaacagcaacagcaacagcaacagcaacagcaacagcaacagcaacagcaacagcaacagcaacagcaacagcaacagcaacagcaacagcaacagcaacaacaacaacaacaacagaaagcccacatatacatgaaagcttaacaatgccctactcaataataacttggttaaggaagaaataaagtacaggctttagaatttaatgaaaatgaaggcataacataccgaaacttatgggacataatgaaagcagtgctaagaggaaaactcagctctgagtgcctccaaaaagaaattaga
Proteins encoded:
- the LOC117705915 gene encoding olfactory receptor 11H6-like, giving the protein MTSARNASHTVSHFILLGFPCRREIQIFLFSVFFMIYILTLLGNMAIVYAVHWDHRLHTPMYILLANFSFLEICYVNSDVPNMLVNFLSMTKTISFTRCLLQLYFFFSLGTTECLFLSIMAYDRFLAICRPLHYPTVMTTRCCGNLVIFCWVYGFLWFLIPVILITQLPFCGPNVIDDFLCDLGPLLALASVCVPIPGTVLICGTMSSLLIFGTFFYIIGSYTLVLRAVIRMPSSAGSKKAFSTCSSHLAVVFLFYGSVMITYVSPGSGQAKGMQKFTTLFYSVLTPFFNPMIYSLRNKEMKDALKKVVGGS